In Methylococcus geothermalis, one genomic interval encodes:
- the ftsH gene encoding ATP-dependent zinc metalloprotease FtsH, which translates to MLKNILLWVVIAVVLMSVFNNFGSRKSVDSGMSYSQFISAVNEGQVKSVTIDGQTVRGMLSTGEKFSTYNPEDPHLIDDLLKNHVDIKAQPPESQSLLMQIFISWFPMLLLVAVWIFFMRQMQGGAGGRGAMSFGKSKARLIEEDQVKVTFADVAGADEAKEDVAEMVDFLKDPSKFQKLGGKIPRGALMVGPPGTGKTLLARAIAGEARVPFFSISGSDFVEMFVGVGASRVRDMFEQAKKHAPCIIFIDEIDAVGRHRGAGLGGGHDEREQTLNQLLVEMDGFEGTEGIIVIAATNRPDVLDPALLRPGRFDRQVVVGLPDVRGREQILKVHMKRVPLADDVEAKYLARGTPGFSGADLANLVNEAALFAARKNKRVVEMEDFEKAKDKILMGVERKSMVMSDEEKKLTAYHEAGHAIVGLSVPEHDPVYKVSIMPRGRALGITMFLPERDTYSASKQKLESQISSLFGGRLAEEIVFGREHVTTGAQNDIERATSLARNMVTRWGLSERLGPLAYSEEEGEVFLGRSVTKHKSVSEETAHLIDEEIRSIIDRNYERAERILRENMDKMHLMAEALIKYETIDRLQIADIMEGKPPRPPQSWEDNIPPGSGESAAKGGDEPVSGSFGKPAEQH; encoded by the coding sequence ATGTTAAAGAACATCCTTCTGTGGGTGGTCATTGCCGTCGTGTTGATGTCCGTCTTCAACAACTTCGGCTCCCGCAAATCGGTCGATTCCGGCATGTCCTACTCACAGTTCATTTCGGCAGTGAACGAAGGGCAGGTCAAATCGGTGACCATCGACGGACAGACGGTGCGCGGCATGCTGAGCACGGGCGAGAAATTCTCGACCTACAATCCGGAAGACCCGCACCTGATCGACGATCTGCTCAAGAATCATGTGGATATCAAGGCGCAGCCGCCGGAGTCGCAGTCGCTCTTGATGCAGATTTTCATCTCCTGGTTCCCGATGCTGCTGCTGGTGGCCGTGTGGATATTCTTCATGCGCCAGATGCAGGGCGGCGCCGGCGGCCGGGGAGCGATGTCGTTCGGCAAGAGCAAGGCGCGTTTGATCGAGGAAGACCAGGTCAAGGTGACCTTCGCCGATGTCGCCGGCGCCGACGAGGCCAAGGAAGACGTCGCTGAAATGGTCGATTTCCTCAAGGATCCCAGCAAATTCCAGAAATTGGGCGGCAAGATTCCGCGCGGCGCGCTCATGGTCGGCCCTCCGGGTACCGGTAAGACCCTGCTGGCCCGCGCCATTGCCGGCGAAGCCAGGGTGCCGTTCTTCTCGATCTCGGGTTCGGATTTCGTGGAAATGTTCGTCGGCGTGGGCGCATCGCGCGTGCGCGACATGTTCGAGCAGGCGAAGAAACATGCGCCCTGCATCATCTTCATCGACGAAATCGATGCGGTCGGCCGCCACCGTGGCGCCGGGCTCGGCGGCGGGCATGACGAACGCGAGCAGACCCTGAACCAGTTGCTGGTCGAAATGGACGGTTTCGAAGGCACCGAGGGCATCATCGTGATCGCCGCCACCAACCGGCCCGACGTGCTCGACCCCGCGCTGCTGCGGCCGGGCCGGTTCGACCGTCAGGTGGTGGTGGGTCTGCCCGACGTCCGCGGGCGCGAGCAGATCCTCAAGGTCCACATGAAGCGGGTGCCGCTGGCCGACGACGTGGAAGCCAAGTATCTGGCGCGCGGTACGCCCGGTTTCTCCGGCGCCGATCTGGCCAACCTGGTCAACGAGGCCGCCCTGTTCGCGGCCCGCAAGAACAAGCGGGTCGTGGAAATGGAGGACTTCGAGAAGGCCAAGGACAAGATCCTCATGGGCGTCGAGCGCAAGTCGATGGTCATGAGCGACGAGGAAAAGAAACTCACGGCCTACCATGAAGCCGGCCACGCCATCGTCGGCCTGTCGGTGCCCGAGCATGATCCGGTCTACAAGGTCAGCATCATGCCGCGTGGCCGCGCCCTCGGCATTACGATGTTCCTGCCGGAGCGCGACACCTACAGCGCCAGCAAGCAGAAACTGGAGAGCCAGATTTCCAGCCTGTTCGGCGGGCGGCTGGCCGAGGAGATCGTGTTCGGACGGGAGCACGTCACCACCGGCGCTCAGAACGACATCGAACGCGCGACCAGCCTGGCGCGGAACATGGTGACGCGGTGGGGCCTGTCCGAGCGGCTGGGGCCTTTGGCCTACAGCGAAGAGGAGGGCGAAGTCTTCCTCGGCCGTTCGGTAACCAAGCACAAGAGCGTTTCGGAAGAAACGGCGCATCTGATCGACGAGGAAATCCGCTCGATCATCGACCGGAACTACGAACGTGCCGAGCGTATCCTTCGGGAAAACATGGACAAGATGCATCTCATGGCCGAAGCGCTGATCAAATACGAAACCATTGACCGTCTGCAGATCGCCGACATCATGGAAGGGAAGCCGCCGCGGCCACCCCAGAGCTGGGAGGACAACATTCCGCCCGGCAGCGGCGAGTCCGCTGCCAAGGGAGGCGATGAGCCGGTGTCGGGTTCCTTCGGCAAGCCGGCGGAGCAGCACTAA
- the glmM gene encoding phosphoglucosamine mutase has translation MKKEYFGTDGIRGRVGDYPITPDFMLKLGWAAGRVFARGKPGQRVLIGKDTRISGYMFESALEAGFSAAGVDTQLLGPMPTPAVAYLTRTFRAQAGVVISASHNPYYDNGIKFFGPDGMKLPDEVELEIEDYLRKPMTTVECSHIGKATRIGDAAGRYIEFCKSTIPLGINFSGMRMVVDCAHGSTYHVAPHVFSELGATVSTIGATPDGLNINDRVGATDPENLRQTVLREKADLGIALDGDGDRLIMVDHRGQVVDGDELLFVIANARCASGELAGSVVGTLMSNLGLEQAIGRLGLEFRRAAVGDRYVMEMMLEHGSILGGESSGHIICRDRTTTGDGIVSALQVLAEIARTGKSLNELKQGMKKYPQRLVNVRLRERVSLDSAPLVQKVKAEAELELGDSGRVLLRPSGTEPLIRVMVEGADEGKVHELADRLAGAVTQAFSA, from the coding sequence GTGAAGAAAGAGTATTTTGGAACCGACGGCATTCGTGGCAGGGTGGGCGACTACCCGATCACGCCGGACTTCATGCTCAAGCTCGGCTGGGCGGCGGGCCGCGTCTTCGCGCGCGGGAAGCCCGGTCAGCGCGTCTTGATCGGCAAGGACACGCGGATTTCCGGATACATGTTCGAGTCGGCTCTCGAAGCCGGTTTTTCCGCCGCCGGCGTGGACACGCAGCTGCTGGGCCCGATGCCGACCCCGGCGGTCGCTTATCTCACCCGGACGTTCCGCGCCCAGGCGGGCGTGGTCATCAGCGCTTCGCACAATCCCTACTACGACAACGGCATCAAGTTTTTCGGCCCGGACGGCATGAAGCTGCCGGACGAAGTCGAGCTGGAGATCGAAGACTACCTGCGCAAGCCGATGACCACGGTAGAGTGTTCGCACATCGGCAAGGCGACGCGCATCGGGGATGCGGCGGGCCGGTACATCGAATTCTGCAAGAGCACGATCCCCCTGGGCATCAATTTTTCGGGAATGAGGATGGTGGTGGACTGCGCGCACGGGTCGACTTACCACGTGGCCCCCCATGTGTTTTCCGAATTGGGGGCTACGGTGAGCACAATCGGGGCGACGCCGGACGGGCTCAACATCAACGACCGCGTCGGCGCCACCGATCCGGAAAACCTTCGCCAGACGGTGCTTAGGGAGAAAGCCGATCTGGGCATCGCGCTGGACGGCGACGGCGACCGGCTGATCATGGTCGATCACCGGGGACAGGTCGTCGACGGCGACGAATTGTTGTTCGTCATCGCCAATGCCCGCTGCGCCAGCGGCGAACTGGCCGGTTCGGTGGTGGGAACCCTGATGAGCAATCTGGGCTTGGAGCAGGCCATCGGACGATTGGGCCTGGAGTTCAGGCGGGCCGCGGTCGGCGACCGCTATGTCATGGAAATGATGCTCGAGCACGGCAGCATTCTGGGCGGCGAAAGTTCGGGACACATCATTTGCCGTGATCGTACGACCACCGGCGACGGCATCGTTTCCGCCCTGCAAGTCCTGGCGGAAATCGCCCGGACTGGCAAATCCCTGAACGAACTGAAGCAGGGAATGAAAAAATATCCCCAGCGTCTGGTCAACGTTCGGCTGAGGGAGAGGGTCAGTCTGGATTCGGCGCCGCTGGTTCAGAAGGTGAAAGCCGAAGCGGAATTGGAGCTGGGCGACTCGGGGCGCGTATTGCTGCGCCCGTCCGGGACCGAGCCGTTGATCCGGGTGATGGTCGAGGGAGCGGACGAGGGCAAAGTGCACGAACTCGCGGACCGGCTGGCCGGAGCGGTCACGCAGGCGTTTTCCGCCTGA